The following are encoded together in the Magnetospirillum gryphiswaldense MSR-1 v2 genome:
- a CDS encoding DNA polymerase IV, with translation MPALCRDCCRPFKSGDDCPRCGSARVIAHPELFDLTIAHMDCDAFYASVEKRDNPALADRPLIVGHAGGRGVVTTACYIARKYGPRSAMPMYKALELCPDAVVVPPDMTKYKAVSQAIRALLVQATPLVEPLSLDEAYLDLSPEHRLSDRPAAVLLARLARAIERQVGITISVGLSYNKFLAKMASDRNKPRGFSVIGRAEAVGQLAGLPVAAIWGVGAATAARMEAAGITTISQLQKMAEADLVARFGKFGRHLFLMARGEDNRPIIPDRPAKSVSNETTFRHDMHRPADLLAALLPLAEKVAARLGKAGLAGHTVVLKMKASDFRVLTRNHRLSEPTRRADIIMRTAQSLLEREADGRAFRLIGVGVADLCSGDNADPPDLFGP, from the coding sequence ATGCCCGCCCTTTGTCGCGATTGCTGCCGCCCGTTCAAGTCCGGGGACGATTGTCCCCGGTGCGGCTCGGCCAGGGTCATCGCCCATCCCGAATTGTTCGATCTCACCATTGCCCATATGGATTGCGATGCTTTTTACGCCTCGGTGGAAAAGCGCGACAATCCGGCCTTGGCCGATCGCCCGCTGATCGTCGGCCATGCCGGCGGGCGCGGCGTCGTCACCACCGCCTGTTATATCGCCCGCAAATATGGTCCGCGTTCGGCCATGCCCATGTATAAGGCGTTGGAACTGTGTCCCGACGCCGTGGTCGTGCCCCCCGACATGACCAAATACAAAGCCGTGTCCCAGGCCATCCGGGCCTTGCTGGTGCAGGCCACCCCCCTGGTCGAGCCCTTGTCCCTGGATGAAGCCTATCTCGATCTGTCACCTGAACATCGGCTGAGCGACCGCCCGGCGGCAGTGTTGCTGGCCCGCTTGGCCCGCGCCATCGAGCGTCAGGTCGGCATCACCATTTCCGTCGGTCTGTCCTACAACAAGTTTTTGGCCAAGATGGCTTCGGACCGCAACAAGCCGCGCGGCTTCTCCGTCATCGGTCGGGCCGAGGCGGTGGGGCAGTTGGCCGGTTTGCCGGTCGCTGCCATCTGGGGGGTGGGGGCGGCAACCGCTGCCCGCATGGAAGCCGCCGGTATCACTACCATCAGCCAATTGCAAAAAATGGCCGAGGCCGATCTGGTCGCTCGCTTCGGCAAGTTCGGGCGTCACCTTTTTCTCATGGCCCGAGGCGAGGACAATCGACCCATCATCCCCGATCGACCGGCCAAAAGCGTATCCAATGAAACCACCTTCCGGCACGATATGCACAGGCCTGCCGATTTGCTGGCGGCCTTGCTGCCCTTGGCGGAAAAAGTTGCCGCCCGTCTGGGCAAAGCCGGGCTGGCTGGTCACACGGTGGTGTTGAAGATGAAGGCGTCGGATTTTCGGGTTTTGACGCGCAACCATCGTCTGAGCGAACCCACACGGAGAGCGGATATCATAATGCGCACAGCGCAATCTTTATTGGAACGCGAAGCGGATGGGCGGGCCTTTCGCCTGATCGGCGTTGGCGTGGCCGACTTATGTTCAGGTGATAACGCTGATCCCCCTGATCTTTTTGGCCCTTAA
- a CDS encoding YbjQ family protein codes for MIITTTETVEGTRITGYLGIVSGDAVLGTNIFKDLFASVRDIVGGRSASYEKLLQEGKDQAIADMVARAKALGADAVVGVDLDYEVIGGDSKTLLMVSVNGTAVTLGS; via the coding sequence ATGATCATCACTACGACTGAAACCGTCGAAGGTACCCGCATCACCGGCTATCTGGGGATCGTCTCCGGCGATGCCGTCCTCGGGACCAACATCTTCAAGGATCTGTTCGCTTCGGTCCGCGACATCGTCGGCGGTCGTTCGGCGTCCTATGAGAAGCTGTTGCAGGAAGGCAAGGACCAAGCCATTGCCGACATGGTGGCGCGGGCCAAGGCCCTGGGTGCCGACGCGGTGGTCGGTGTCGATCTGGATTACGAAGTGATCGGCGGCGACAGCAAGACCTTGCTGATGGTCAGTGTCAACGGCACTGCCGTCACCTTGGGCAGTTGA
- a CDS encoding complex I NDUFA9 subunit family protein produces MNRQVVTVFGGSGFIGRQVVKRFAKAGWIVRAAMRDTIAGAVLKPMGEPGQVTPIRADITDPAAIAAAVNGAQCVVNLVGILFEKGKCRFDAIHTQGAANVARAARAAGVQTLVHMSALGADKGSASAYARSKALGEEAVLAAFPTAAIIRPSVVFGPDDDFFNRFAKLARVSPVLPVFTADGFKPTHTESGYGLDLFGSGGPTFQPVYVGDVADAIFRAATDTAAAGKIYELGGPRRYTMKEIMETVRAGTGLCRLLLPLPFFVAGIQAAFLKFLPTPPLTPDQVILMRSDNVVRGGKPGLAELGITATACEAIVPAYLARFAPTS; encoded by the coding sequence ATGAACCGGCAGGTGGTTACGGTTTTCGGCGGTTCTGGCTTCATCGGACGCCAGGTGGTCAAGCGTTTCGCCAAGGCGGGCTGGATCGTCCGCGCCGCCATGCGCGACACCATTGCCGGCGCCGTGCTCAAGCCCATGGGCGAGCCCGGCCAAGTCACCCCCATCCGTGCCGATATCACCGATCCCGCCGCAATCGCCGCCGCCGTCAACGGCGCCCAATGCGTGGTCAATCTGGTCGGCATCTTATTCGAAAAAGGCAAGTGCCGTTTCGACGCCATCCACACCCAAGGCGCCGCCAATGTCGCCCGCGCCGCCCGCGCCGCCGGGGTTCAAACCCTGGTGCACATGTCGGCGCTGGGCGCCGATAAGGGATCTGCCTCGGCCTATGCCCGCAGCAAGGCACTGGGTGAGGAAGCGGTGCTGGCCGCCTTCCCCACCGCCGCCATCATCCGCCCCTCGGTGGTGTTCGGCCCCGACGACGACTTCTTCAACCGCTTCGCCAAGCTGGCGCGGGTCTCGCCGGTGCTGCCGGTGTTCACTGCGGACGGTTTCAAACCCACCCACACCGAAAGCGGTTATGGCCTGGATCTGTTCGGGTCGGGCGGCCCGACCTTCCAGCCGGTCTATGTGGGCGATGTGGCCGACGCCATCTTCCGCGCCGCCACCGATACCGCCGCCGCCGGCAAGATCTATGAGCTGGGCGGCCCGCGCCGCTACACCATGAAGGAAATCATGGAGACTGTACGCGCCGGCACCGGCCTGTGCCGCCTGCTGCTGCCCCTGCCGTTCTTCGTCGCCGGCATCCAGGCGGCTTTCCTGAAATTCCTGCCGACACCGCCCTTGACGCCGGATCAGGTGATCCTGATGCGCAGCGACAACGTGGTGCGCGGCGGCAAGCCCGGCTTGGCCGAGCTTGGCATCACCGCCACCGCTTGCGAGGCCATCGTGCCGGCCTATCTGGCCCGCTTCGCCCCGACCAGTTAA
- a CDS encoding ribonuclease D, with translation MSIQYHVGDLPAHVDLGPVVAIDSETMGLSLVRDRLCVIQLSAGDGNAHVVHFPDGTYDAPNLKRLLADPGVVKLFHFARFDLAMIAKYLGIRCEPVWCTKVASKLVRTNTDRHGLKDLCRELLGVDLSKQQQTSDWGAPVLNDDQLAYAASDVLYLHQLKARLEHLLDREGRRALVEACFRFLPDRAALDLAGWDEQDVFTH, from the coding sequence ATGTCTATCCAGTATCATGTCGGTGATTTGCCGGCTCATGTGGATTTGGGGCCGGTCGTCGCCATCGACAGCGAAACCATGGGCCTTAGCCTGGTGCGCGATCGGCTGTGCGTGATCCAGCTTTCGGCGGGTGACGGCAATGCCCACGTGGTGCACTTTCCCGACGGTACTTACGACGCTCCCAATCTCAAGCGCCTGCTGGCCGACCCTGGGGTGGTCAAGCTGTTCCACTTCGCCCGCTTCGACCTGGCCATGATCGCCAAGTATCTGGGCATCCGCTGCGAACCGGTCTGGTGCACCAAGGTGGCGTCCAAGCTGGTGCGCACCAACACCGACCGCCATGGCCTGAAGGATCTGTGCCGCGAATTGCTGGGCGTGGATTTGTCCAAGCAGCAGCAGACCTCGGATTGGGGGGCGCCGGTGCTCAATGACGACCAGTTGGCCTATGCCGCTTCGGATGTGTTGTACCTGCATCAGTTGAAGGCCCGGCTCGAGCATCTGCTCGACCGCGAAGGTCGCCGCGCCCTGGTAGAGGCTTGTTTCCGCTTCCTGCCCGACCGCGCCGCCCTGGACTTGGCCGGCTGGGACGAGCAGGACGTTTTCACGCATTAA
- a CDS encoding KpsF/GutQ family sugar-phosphate isomerase, which produces MNTAVHDGSTASADLASARRVLATEATALTALSDSLGDAFVAACDALAGVVGRVVVSGMGKSGHVGCKIAATLASTGTPSFFVHPAEASHGDLGMITTSDAVIALSNSGETPELSDIIAFTRRFEIPLIGITSRAASTLAVESDIALVLPPMPEACSIGLAPTTSTTMMLALGDALAVALLDRRGFSAADFRVFHPGGQLGRRLLKVADIMHGGHGLPLVSPQAGMTEVILEMTAKSLGCVGVVGDDGLLAGIITDGDLRRHLRADLMSQPAIEVMTRNPKTVLPSLLAAEALRVMNEKSITSLFVVEDGRPLGVLHVHDLLRAGVV; this is translated from the coding sequence ATGAACACTGCTGTCCACGACGGTTCCACCGCTTCCGCCGATCTCGCTTCGGCTCGTCGTGTCCTTGCCACCGAGGCGACGGCGCTGACCGCGTTGTCGGACTCGCTGGGCGACGCCTTTGTCGCCGCCTGTGACGCCCTTGCCGGTGTCGTTGGTCGGGTGGTGGTGTCGGGTATGGGCAAGTCGGGTCATGTGGGGTGCAAGATCGCCGCCACCTTGGCGTCCACCGGCACGCCGTCGTTTTTCGTCCATCCGGCCGAGGCCAGCCACGGCGATCTGGGCATGATCACCACCAGTGACGCGGTGATTGCGCTTTCCAATTCCGGCGAGACGCCGGAACTGTCCGATATCATCGCCTTTACCCGCCGTTTCGAGATTCCGCTGATCGGCATCACCTCGCGCGCCGCCAGCACCCTGGCGGTGGAATCCGACATCGCCCTGGTGCTGCCGCCCATGCCCGAGGCCTGTTCCATCGGCTTGGCGCCGACTACCTCGACCACCATGATGCTGGCTTTGGGCGATGCCCTGGCCGTGGCTTTGCTGGACCGGCGTGGCTTTTCCGCCGCCGATTTCCGCGTTTTTCATCCCGGCGGCCAATTGGGGCGGCGGCTGTTGAAGGTGGCCGACATCATGCACGGCGGTCACGGCCTGCCGCTGGTTTCGCCTCAGGCGGGAATGACCGAGGTGATCTTGGAAATGACCGCCAAAAGCCTGGGCTGCGTCGGCGTGGTCGGCGACGACGGTTTGCTGGCCGGGATCATCACCGATGGTGATTTGCGCCGGCATCTGCGTGCCGATCTGATGAGCCAGCCGGCCATCGAGGTGATGACCCGCAATCCGAAGACGGTTCTGCCCAGTCTGCTGGCGGCCGAGGCGTTGCGGGTGATGAACGAAAAATCCATTACCAGCCTGTTCGTAGTCGAGGACGGGCGCCCCCTGGGCGTCCTGCATGTCCACGATCTGTTGCGGGCCGGGGTGGTGTGA
- the lptC gene encoding LPS export ABC transporter periplasmic protein LptC, translating to MDLRADSDMRPKAAPYKRAHPHPVKPVAHRAHSRRVGILRVALPATALVLLVLLGLWPQLRGSDDRFQVGFANLKPDAVENLSMVNARYQGIDKRNNPFAVTADKGTEEDPKNGVVVLDNPKADFVTQSGAGVYIEARLGTYYQHEQWLDLEGDVNLYHDQGYELHTQRARINLKDSSAEGHEAVTGKGPQGRLDGKGFRITDEGRKIVVIGQSGMTLKKAGQKK from the coding sequence ATGGACCTGCGCGCCGACAGCGATATGCGGCCCAAAGCCGCCCCGTACAAGCGGGCTCATCCGCATCCGGTCAAGCCGGTGGCGCATCGGGCCCATTCTCGCCGGGTCGGCATCTTGCGGGTGGCGCTGCCGGCCACTGCCCTGGTGCTGCTGGTATTGCTGGGCTTGTGGCCGCAATTGCGCGGCAGTGATGACCGCTTTCAGGTGGGGTTCGCCAATCTGAAGCCGGACGCGGTGGAAAACCTGTCCATGGTCAACGCCCGCTATCAGGGCATCGACAAGCGCAACAATCCGTTCGCCGTCACCGCCGATAAGGGTACCGAGGAGGATCCCAAGAACGGCGTGGTGGTGTTGGACAATCCCAAGGCCGATTTCGTCACCCAAAGCGGTGCCGGCGTCTATATCGAGGCGCGCCTGGGCACCTATTACCAGCACGAGCAATGGCTGGACCTGGAAGGCGACGTCAATCTGTATCATGATCAGGGCTACGAGTTGCACACCCAGCGCGCCCGCATCAATCTCAAGGATTCCAGCGCCGAGGGACACGAGGCGGTGACCGGCAAGGGGCCGCAGGGCCGATTGGACGGCAAGGGTTTCCGCATCACCGACGAGGGCCGCAAGATCGTCGTCATCGGTCAGTCGGGCATGACTTTGAAAAAGGCGGGGCAGAAGAAATGA
- a CDS encoding LptA/OstA family protein, with product MIGRGVVLLLAVLLAPVQAWAQGFNLGRGNNEEIQVYADDGIEWISDATRVIARGNAKATRGTMTVTADSLTAYYRDGAGGNEIWRLDADGNVTITTPTETGTGTKATYDLEKAIFVLRGHPAKIVTPTDQVTAKDTLEYWEKERMAVARGDAVAIQKDKKIQSDILTAHFKEGAKGSLELERADGYGHVVLTTPKEVVTGDRSDYNLQTGIATVAGSVKIIRDGNELNGGYAHVNLNTGISKLFGQPPGGQGETRVRGTFTPDKQNPDQRRAIFKGAGPSVDKQR from the coding sequence ATGATCGGGCGAGGTGTAGTTCTTCTGCTGGCGGTACTGCTGGCGCCGGTTCAGGCGTGGGCGCAGGGCTTCAACCTGGGGCGCGGCAACAACGAGGAAATTCAGGTCTATGCCGATGACGGTATCGAATGGATATCCGACGCCACCCGCGTCATCGCCCGTGGCAACGCCAAGGCCACCCGCGGCACCATGACGGTGACCGCGGACAGCCTGACCGCCTATTACCGCGACGGCGCCGGCGGCAATGAAATCTGGCGCCTGGATGCCGATGGCAACGTCACCATCACCACCCCGACCGAGACCGGCACCGGCACCAAGGCCACCTATGACCTGGAAAAGGCCATCTTCGTGTTGCGCGGCCATCCGGCCAAGATCGTCACTCCCACCGATCAGGTGACCGCCAAGGACACCTTGGAATATTGGGAGAAGGAACGCATGGCGGTGGCGCGTGGCGATGCGGTGGCCATCCAGAAGGACAAGAAGATTCAGTCCGACATCCTGACCGCCCATTTCAAGGAAGGCGCCAAGGGCAGCCTGGAACTGGAACGTGCCGACGGCTATGGCCACGTGGTGCTGACCACCCCCAAGGAGGTGGTGACCGGCGACCGTTCCGACTACAACCTGCAAACCGGTATCGCCACCGTCGCCGGTTCGGTTAAGATCATTCGTGACGGCAATGAACTGAACGGCGGCTATGCCCACGTCAATCTGAATACCGGCATCAGCAAGCTGTTCGGTCAGCCGCCGGGCGGGCAGGGGGAAACGCGGGTGCGCGGCACCTTCACCCCCGACAAGCAAAATCCGGATCAGCGCCGGGCCATCTTCAAGGGGGCCGGTCCGTCGGTCGACAAGCAGCGGTAA